Proteins encoded by one window of Xanthomonas sp. DAR 80977:
- the mmuM gene encoding homocysteine S-methyltransferase — translation MPHNPLTALLADGRCIVLDGALATELEARGCDLGDALWSAKVLLEQPQLIRQVHLDYFQAGAQCAITASYQATPLGFAARGVDPLQSRQLIARSAQLALQARDAYRAAHADAGALLVAGSVGPYGAYLADGSEYRGDYALPRAAMLDFHRPRIAALVEAGVDLLACETQPSLAEVAALLALLEEFPQAVAWFAFTLRDAAHLSDGSPLREAVALLDGHPQVVALGVNCIAPALCTAALQQLAALTALPLLAYPNSGERYDAAGKRWDDGAAGACALVDHVDAWRAAGARLIGGCCRTTPRDIARLARRLAMQAPPGG, via the coding sequence ATGCCGCACAACCCCTTGACCGCGCTGCTGGCCGACGGCCGTTGCATCGTGCTCGACGGCGCGCTGGCCACCGAACTGGAGGCGCGTGGCTGCGACCTCGGCGATGCGCTGTGGTCGGCGAAAGTGCTGCTCGAGCAGCCGCAACTGATCCGCCAGGTGCACCTGGACTATTTCCAGGCCGGTGCGCAATGCGCGATCACCGCCAGCTACCAGGCCACGCCGTTGGGATTCGCCGCGCGCGGCGTCGATCCGCTGCAGTCGCGGCAACTGATCGCACGCAGCGCGCAGCTGGCGCTGCAGGCGCGCGATGCCTATCGGGCCGCGCATGCGGATGCCGGCGCGCTGCTGGTTGCAGGCTCGGTAGGGCCGTACGGCGCCTACCTGGCCGACGGGTCGGAATACCGTGGCGACTACGCGCTGCCGCGGGCGGCGATGCTGGACTTCCACCGTCCGCGCATCGCCGCGTTGGTCGAAGCGGGCGTGGACCTGCTGGCCTGCGAGACGCAGCCGTCGCTGGCAGAGGTCGCGGCGCTGCTGGCGTTGCTGGAGGAATTTCCGCAGGCGGTGGCGTGGTTCGCGTTCACCCTGCGCGATGCTGCGCACCTCAGCGACGGCTCGCCGTTGCGCGAGGCGGTGGCCTTGCTCGACGGCCATCCGCAAGTCGTCGCGCTCGGCGTCAATTGCATCGCGCCGGCGCTGTGCACCGCAGCGCTGCAGCAGCTGGCGGCGCTGACCGCACTGCCGCTGCTGGCGTATCCGAATTCCGGCGAGCGCTACGACGCTGCCGGCAAGCGCTGGGACGACGGCGCTGCCGGTGCCTGCGCGTTGGTCGATCATGTGGATGCCTGGCGCGCCGCCGGTGCGCGCCTGATTGGCGGGTGCTGCCGTACCACGCCGCGCGACATCGCCCGATTGGCGCGGCGCCTGGCAATGCAAGCGCCGCCAGGCGGTTGA
- a CDS encoding VOC family protein — MTFTALTPMLRSADLAAALAFYTDTLDFRIDGGGADAGWASLRHGPLALMLAARQAPADAAASGLPGSLYFRTDDVDAWWQRLQPQARIAYPLEDFAYGMREFAIHDPDGHLLQFGQALCR; from the coding sequence ATGACCTTCACCGCGTTGACGCCGATGCTGCGCAGCGCCGACCTTGCCGCGGCGCTGGCGTTCTACACCGACACCCTGGATTTCCGCATCGATGGCGGCGGCGCGGACGCCGGCTGGGCCTCGCTGCGGCACGGCCCGCTGGCGCTGATGCTGGCCGCGCGGCAGGCGCCTGCCGATGCCGCGGCGTCCGGCCTCCCCGGCTCGCTGTACTTCCGCACCGACGACGTCGACGCCTGGTGGCAGCGGCTGCAGCCGCAGGCGCGCATCGCCTATCCGCTCGAGGACTTCGCCTACGGCATGCGCGAGTTCGCGATCCACGATCCGGACGGCCACCTGCTGCAGTTCGGCCAGGCGCTGTGCCGATGA
- a CDS encoding VOC family protein gives MTLGGLHHVAIIASDYARSKDFYCRILGLRVVAEAYREARDSWKLDLALPDGAQIELFSFPAPPPRPSRPEACGLRHLALRVDDLDAAVAHLQAHGVATEPIRIDEYTGRRFTFFADPDDLPLELYEAG, from the coding sequence CTGACCCTGGGCGGCCTGCACCACGTGGCGATCATCGCCTCCGACTACGCGCGCTCGAAGGACTTCTACTGCCGCATCCTCGGCCTGCGCGTGGTCGCCGAGGCCTATCGCGAAGCGCGCGACTCCTGGAAGCTGGACCTGGCCCTGCCCGACGGCGCCCAGATCGAACTGTTCTCCTTCCCCGCGCCGCCGCCGCGACCCAGCCGCCCGGAAGCCTGCGGCCTGCGCCACCTGGCGCTGCGCGTGGACGACCTGGACGCCGCCGTCGCGCATCTGCAGGCGCACGGCGTGGCGACCGAGCCGATCCGCATCGACGAGTACACCGGCCGCCGTTTCACCTTCTTCGCCGACCCGGACGACCTGCCGCTGGAGCTGTACGAAGCCGGCTGA
- a CDS encoding ABC transporter ATP-binding protein, whose product MLQIRELSKTYANGVHALKGVTLDIPRGMFGLLGPNGAGKSSLMRTLATLQEADSGSATLTGADGQAIDVLRDKDALRRKLGYLPQDFGVYPKVSALDLLDHFAVLKGLTERRQRKELVEGLLQQVNLWDARKRKLGTYSGGMRQRFGIAQALLGNPQLVIVDEPTAGLDPEERNRFLNLLAEIGENVVVILSTHIVEDVTDLCPAMAIMNKGQVLLTGRPADAIATLSQQVWRKRVAKSALADYEARYTVLSTRLVAGSPVIHVFSAECPEAGFEPVAPDLEDVYFQRLRQQARAA is encoded by the coding sequence ATGCTGCAGATCCGCGAGCTGTCCAAGACCTACGCCAATGGCGTCCATGCGCTCAAGGGCGTCACCCTGGACATCCCGCGCGGCATGTTCGGCCTGCTTGGCCCCAACGGCGCCGGCAAGTCCTCGTTGATGCGCACCCTGGCCACGCTGCAGGAAGCCGATTCCGGCAGCGCCACCCTCACCGGCGCCGACGGCCAGGCGATCGACGTGCTGCGCGACAAGGACGCGCTGCGGCGCAAGCTCGGCTACCTGCCGCAGGACTTCGGGGTCTACCCCAAGGTCAGCGCGCTGGACCTGCTCGACCATTTCGCGGTGCTGAAAGGGCTCACCGAGCGCCGCCAGCGCAAGGAACTGGTCGAGGGCCTGCTGCAGCAGGTCAACCTGTGGGACGCGCGCAAGCGCAAGCTGGGCACCTATTCCGGCGGCATGCGCCAACGCTTCGGCATCGCCCAGGCGCTGCTCGGCAATCCGCAGCTGGTCATCGTCGACGAACCCACCGCCGGCCTGGACCCGGAGGAACGCAACCGCTTCCTCAACCTGCTGGCCGAGATCGGCGAGAACGTGGTGGTGATCCTGTCCACCCACATCGTGGAGGACGTCACCGACCTGTGCCCGGCGATGGCGATCATGAACAAGGGCCAGGTCCTGCTGACCGGCCGCCCCGCCGACGCCATCGCCACGCTCAGCCAGCAGGTCTGGCGCAAGCGCGTGGCCAAGAGCGCGCTGGCCGACTACGAAGCGCGCTACACCGTGCTGTCGACCCGGCTGGTGGCCGGCAGCCCGGTGATCCATGTGTTCAGCGCCGAATGCCCGGAAGCGGGCTTCGAACCGGTCGCGCCCGACCTCGAGGACGTGTATTTCCAGCGCCTGCGCCAGCAGGCGCGGGCCGCCTGA